acttaattactcatgatattatctctcttgactttgtcaggtcAGAAAGAACTATTGTAGATCTGCTTATCAAaagttgatgcatcaacaacaagtatttgatcgtcgaggggaatgagactatagcccataaattagttgcaacaatggacattcatctccacatgaatggcgatcccatggaatggagttcaatgggtaacaacaaagttgttgttgactaaagtacaccaaataatttgattaaattttatgtctcattcctatggcgaggtgtactataaattgtgacaataattaggttgaggtatgtgcattattatgcttattttataaaatacctcttaataaatccaatgacaattattgtaggggtgtgagtcacaaaccaccctttgagggtttacctagtgagtgtgatggtgggcccgccattgtgagacatgggcaagtctctaagtgacactcatgaaacaagatacatgcacaaggtCGTAACATGCACCcactgattagaacctataatgaacaTCGATATTGTATGTGGTATTTACTAAAACCTGGTCACAAGGGATGTAGTTCAAGACAATCAAGTCTCTGTATTTTCTcgggtggaagtttataagcactaggtgtaaggATCAGACTCGGAAGGTTCCTTACACTgaattacaatattttgtttaaaaagataatatattttttgttttatttgattttttttaaaattatgtgggggattgttagaaatattttaatataatttaaaaaataaataattaaaataaaaattctactgttacagaagtttttatagacctttaatttatgggttaatgatTTTTACGGCTAacggctatattcttattatactttactcctttgtctccttttgctacctataaataccacctaggtgcatggggaaagatacaacaaaaataacaacaatagaaataataaaCACTAGAGTTATCTAAAAAGtgttcttcttatcttttctatattatctttaagacagtgatgttcataaggttcgaagatccttcgctgcactcgttcgatctgacgggttgttgtatcttggaagagaaacgcatatgataagaaacacatatgattgtgtattgatatatttgtttagccctgtgcagtatgggtgttttctctctaaggatagcgttatgcgtgcctcaactcaggatatttctactcttttaccttttatcttttatttattatttattattgttattatactCGTTGATatctgattaatattctttgattCATATACATGTCAGTagctttaataattattattattatcattttatatttttattattattagtattatttaagtaatcattttctaacatatgtaatatgtaatataatattcaaatataactAGATATGTGTTTGTTTATGATTGATTGTTTCATTATGAGTATAATTTCTAAACATCGAAGAAATTATGTATTTCCTTACatgaaaaatgtattaattGTGTTGGAagttacatattatttttaagcaaATTGCAGCAcatataaactttatattatattatatatatcgttatgcagaaaaagtatcGTGTATTTTTAACGCATTAGAAGAtatgattataccagaacatcGTAGAACACATGTTAGAGAGTTGATAGCATAGAATACTAACATGTAAAACATCTAACAGATTTCATTCGTATTTCTTATCATCAAAACCTTTTTATAATGCGTGAAAAATAAGTATGAAATTGAGTCAAAACTACTTTGTGGACGTTCCCAATGTATTGTCTGTTTTGGAACGTTTGAGCTTTGTTAcgattttgttcttaaaagacaCTTTAAAAAGTGAAaggaaataaaagtatttaaactATGTTTGACTTGACTTCTAAGCCATGTGAAACTTGTTGGGTGTACCGGAATAAGTCCCTGAGTCGGGGCAAGGGAAGTTGAGTATAAAACATGTAACATCCCCAAATTTAGATACTTCATCAAAGTGTTCCTTTTTTGGCTAAAGAGCTTTTCAATACTTTTCAATAAGTACAAGTTGTTACTCCTTGATTTATAGGCATATAGGTATTCAATCTTATCCCATAAGACCCTCGCATTTgtttcatgaaaaataaaattataactaaattttggaattcaagaaagaaatggaTTGTATATGATAAATGTTACAGTGCATCATACTACAGACGCATCTGTTCTTGTATGAAGCCATGCCATTTGACCTTAACATTGATTATCATGCATCAACATTTGAAATTCAAGACAGTTTACATTCGAAATTTTGAAGTTTTAGAATACATAACAAAATGGAAGATAATGAAACTATAACTATATAGGAAATTATAAGGTAAGAAACAAAGCCAAAAACAATATTGTTGTAAAGGAAATTGCAACTAAAATCTGGCAAAACAAGAGTATTGAATATTTTCATTTGCCCTGTAGTAATATGTGGCGAATTAATTCATTTTCTATTTACTTTACCAGAAATAAAGGCTCTTTTGATTTTACTCAGCTCTCTAGTAACATCCACCATACTGATCCTTTCTTTTGGTGATTCCGCTACACAAGCAAGTCCAATATGGAACAGTGAAACCAAGCACTCTTCTGTAGTTGGAGTAAGATTCTGAATTTCTTCTTCTGTGCTTATTTCTGCTTCTTTTACTACAAGCAATGGATCCAAAATTTGTAATAGATTTTCAGGGAATGAATTTGCTACTAAGTTATGCAAATTTTGACCATCTTCAAAGATTTCATCTGTAGGTCTCCTTCCAGTAAGCATTTCCAGCATAAGTATCCCAAAGCTATACACATCTCCAGTCATAGACACCTCTGAACCCATTCCATACtctaaaatacataataaaatttgtcaataatttttaattccaGAATACACTAGTTTTCCTCAAATATAGGTGAATTTAAAGAAATACTAATTCAAGAGTTTAGAACATGCCTGGAGGAGCATAACCAATCGTCCCTTTTATGCCTAGTGTACTTGATTTCTTATTGTTGATAGTTGACAGAAGTCTTGCTATGCCAAAATCACTCACATGGGCGATCATGTTATCATCAAGGAGGACATTGTTTGGCTTCAAATCACAATGGATTATAGATTGCTCACATTCATGATGAAGATAATGCAATGCTGAAGCAACATCAATCATGATATTTAATCTTTGGTCGAGCTTCAATGTTCTTGGATTATCTGTTACAAGTGTCCTCGGATGCAACCATTGCTCTAAACTCCCATTTTTCATGTACTCAAAAATTAGAGCTTTAAATTCTTGACCTTTGTAATCTGTGCTGGAACAACATGTTAAAATTGGAACCAGATTTCgatgtttaacatttttaagCGCATTGCATTCAGCAAAGAAACTCTTTGGAGCTCCTTTTCTTTGAAGGTTTAGGACCTTTATGGCAACAACTTTGTCTTCTAACTCAAGAGTGCCTTTATAGACAGAGCTAAAATTTCCAGACCCTATCAAGTTTGTAGTTGAGAAACCATCTGTTGCATTGTGTAAGCTCTGGTATGAAACTTTAGCCAACTGGTCAATTGTTGGAGAATCCAAAGATGATTTCTTACTCCTTTTCCTCATCCAGTAGAAAGTTAGAGTAATTGACAGTATGAGAAGAAAAACAATCACACTAACTAACACTGGTATCAGCCTAAACTTGTGGTGTTTTACAAGTTTCTTACCTTTGACAGGGCATGGTGGCAGATGCAATTCTGAAATGCCCCCACAAAGCTTACTATTTCCAGTCACCACCACCTCACTTGCATTCCGAAACACACCTTCAGTTGGTACCTCACCCTCTAACATGTTATACGATACATTGAAATATTCCAAGAAAGAAATGTTTTGTAGAACATGTGGAATTGACCCAGACAAGCGATTTTGTGACAAGTCTAAACTCCGAAGACCTTTGAGTGATGCCAAAGAGAATGGTATGATTCCATCTAAAGAATTACCTTGCAAAAACAGGTACTCCAACATTATGCATTCCGCAATAGTTCCAGGAATGTCTCCAGACAAATGATTCTTAGACATATCTAGAATATCAATGTTTTTAAGGTTTCCCACTTCTTTAGATATGTAGCCACTCAATGAATTTTCTGACAAATCCAGGTAGATTGTCAGAGAGGAAAGATGAAAAACCTCAAAGGGTATTGTTCCTTTAAGGTTGTTTTGTGCAAGGCTTAAGTATTGTAACTTCTGGCAATATCCTATGCTTGGAGGAATAGTCCCTTCTAACATATTTGCACTCATTTCCAAATAGAACAGATGACTAAGGTTGCCTATGAAGGCTCCTATTTCTCCCGACAATTTGTTTCCCCTTAAGCCTAACACTTCCATTTTTCGAAACTTCCCAAAAGTTGTTGGGATAATCCCTTCCATGCGGTTATCATACATAGTCAAGAGAGTTAAGTCAACTAGATTTCCTATTGATGCAGGGATTTTTCCTGATATTTGATTACCCCCAAGAGCTAGTTGACTGAGCTGAGTGGATAAGTTTCCCATGGTATCAGGTAAATGACCTCCAAAGTTATTATTGGATATACCTAACTCATGCAACTCACTACAATTTGTCAATGTTTTCAGAAACTCCAAATCATAAGTTGAATTGTTACCAAGATTGTTTGAAGAAAATGACAAAAGGAAAACATGTTGTAGCTTTCCCAGACTTGGAACTTGTCCCACAAAATGGTTATAactcaaatcaaatatataaagtaaagaTGAGTTTGTGATGGAGGGTGGGATTGGTCCTGAGAatttattttcactaagttCTAGTACTTGGAGATTGGGGAGGGTGTGAAACATGTTAGGTGGAAGAGAACCATTAAGCTGGTTTTTTGTAGCTGAGATTGCAACAAGAGATGAAATATTATAAAGACAAGAAGGAAATGTTCCAGTGAGGTTGCTTACAGGAAGTGATAAAAAGAACAAGTGTTTGAGATTGCATAGTTCTTGTGGAATATCTCCCCCTAAGTTGTTAGTACCCACAGAGAGAACAGTTAGGGATAAAAGATTACCTAAGAATGATGGGATTCCCCCGGTTAACCAGTTGTTATAGAGCAGCAAATATTGAAGCTTCCGAAGTGAACCGATTTGAATTGGAATTTCACCAATGAGATTGTTCCCATGCAACCTTAAGCGTTTGAGGCTAGTGCAACCCGTCAAGTTTGTAGGAATTTTCCCTTCCAATGAGTTATTTCCAACAGAGAGTAGCCGCAGTTGTGACAAGCGTCCCAATTCTGGAGGGATTTTGCCATGGAAGCTGTTGTTTCCAAGGTCAAATATTCTCAAATGAGAGAGATTGCCTACATAAGGAGATATGGATCCCTTCAACTTGTATCCATGCAAGTTCAAGCCTGTAACTCTTTGAAGCGTGAGATTGCATGTGATTCCGTGCCAATTACAGAAGTGAGTAGAAGTGTTCCAAGAGAGCAACATTCCATATGGATCAGTAGATATGGATTCCTTGAATTTCAGCAATGACAGGTGATCAGTCTCATCTCCTAAGGCAAATACGTTGATGTTTGCGTTCAATGCCAAGAGAGAGATGAGGGGGATATATATGggccaaaatttaaataacatcacAGAAAAATTATTCATGTGGACAAGTAATGGAGGATGCATCTGTGTGATGATATTTCTATTCTTACATAGGTTTATATAGAGTTTCATAGCATGGCAATTGCACTAGATCAAAGAATAAGTCAAATGTGTTCTTCCGCACTTTGATTTTATTACCATTGTAGTGTATTGGATTTAAACTATGATTGTTGATGGAAAAAGCacacaaaatcataaaaaatattcaaattaatagtTTCAatctatattatttaaatggatttattttaaatctaaatttataatttggaTTTTAAGTCCAATCTACTTAGTTGGATTTAAATTGTATTTAGATTGGATatgttttggattttgaaaatctaaaattaagGTGCATGAGAGTCGACCTAGGTTAAAAGTTGGATTGAGTTAATCCAAGACAAAAGTTGGGTCAAGTTATCTCAGACTGCAGGGTCGAGTTGAGTCAATTTGAGCAGAAAAATAGTGTCGAGTCATCTTGGACCAAAGAATCAAGTTTAGTTAGCTTGGGTCAAAGGTCAAAACAAGTTGGTTTAGAGTAAAGATTAAGCTAAGTTTACCCAAACTAAAGCTCGAGGAAAGATGACATGGGTTGAGGGCTGAGTCATCACGGGCCCATAATTGACTTGAGTCGGTCCAGCTAAAAAAATTAAGCTGAGTTCGCCCAACTTAATATGAAGGTTGAGATGAGTCGATCCAGGCCGAATAATCGAGACAAGTTGGCATGGAATAAAGGTCAAGCTAAGTTGGGTTAGGTTAAAGGTTGAGATGAATTGGCCTAGAGTGAAGGTCGAGTAGGTCGGTCCCGAACGAAGGTTGAGCCGAGTCATCCAAGGTTGAATAGTCGACCCGAGTTGGCCTAATATGGAGGTTGAGATGAGTTGGCCTAGGCTAAAGGAATGACTGGCATATCCTAATATGAAGATTGGGATAAGTCGACCCAAGTCAAAGAATCGAGACAAGTCGTCTTCAATTGAAGGTCAAGTTAAGTCAGTCAAGGCCAAAAGTCAAGTCGAGTCATCTTTGTAACATCCCGAGTCTTACAGTCTTGGACTGGAGGTTAAGGTGAGTCAGCTCGGACATGATGTCTAAACATGTTTGTTCTAACCGAAGGTCAAAGCAAGTCGCCGAAGGATCAAGCTGAGTCATCCTACGCCAAGGGTCTAAATAAGTCATCCAAGGTTTAGGGTGAAGTCAACATGAGCCCAACTTTAGTTGAGTTAACCTATACATGGAGGAGCTAAGTCGACTTTAGTTGAGTTAACCTATACATGGAGGAGCTAAGTCGACAAGGGCCTATGTCAAGTTCGAGTCCAAGGTGATTCAAGTTAGTTCTAGCTAATGTTATGGTGAAGTAGCACAAACCCAAGTTGAACCGAATGAAGAGGTTGACATGAATTGACCTAGGtcgaaatcaaatcaaatcgaCCTTTTCCACGTGtaatagaattaattataatcatgtatattaattttactgAAATTATTCTAAttgacaaaataaattaaatttaaatttaatctgatttaaattgaatagaaaaatCTAAATCGAATTAATCCagttaaaattgatttgtatTATAGGtctaatctattttattatatttgtaaccgATACATGTTATCCTTCATTAAAGATTGTTCTTTCTTTATGGTTATCTATTattcaattttcttaattatgtaAATTGAGAAGTGTATGTGATATATGTTGTATACAAAACTTTGTTATAATAcaattatttcttttcatttatattttttgtttttttattattaaggaACTAACCCTCCATATGGAAAGTTCATTACCACTTTGCAAGTCATTAGTGGTGGCAAGGAAAGTCAAGCATCCCAAAAGACCCGTTATTGCTAGTCTAGTCAAGCTCCATTTTCAGTCCACCACTATTATAGCTTATTGCTATTCTAGTCAACCACCCTTGACATACGCCATTTTCAGTCCACCCCtttaaataaaatgtacatttcttttatttgagtTTACACATATTTATTCTGTattaaacatgttttaacaGATTAGTTATCAACATATTATATGTGAATTATTCATGAAATA
This region of Vigna unguiculata cultivar IT97K-499-35 chromosome 5, ASM411807v1, whole genome shotgun sequence genomic DNA includes:
- the LOC114184854 gene encoding probable LRR receptor-like serine/threonine-protein kinase At3g47570, whose amino-acid sequence is MNNFSVMLFKFWPIYIPLISLLALNANINVFALGDETDHLSLLKFKESISTDPYGMLLSWNTSTHFCNWHGITCNLTLQRVTGLNLHGYKLKGSISPYVGNLSHLRIFDLGNNSFHGKIPPELGRLSQLRLLSVGNNSLEGKIPTNLTGCTSLKRLRLHGNNLIGEIPIQIGSLRKLQYLLLYNNWLTGGIPSFLGNLLSLTVLSVGTNNLGGDIPQELCNLKHLFFLSLPVSNLTGTFPSCLYNISSLVAISATKNQLNGSLPPNMFHTLPNLQVLELSENKFSGPIPPSITNSSLLYIFDLSYNHFVGQVPSLGKLQHVFLLSFSSNNLGNNSTYDLEFLKTLTNCSELHELGISNNNFGGHLPDTMGNLSTQLSQLALGGNQISGKIPASIGNLVDLTLLTMYDNRMEGIIPTTFGKFRKMEVLGLRGNKLSGEIGAFIGNLSHLFYLEMSANMLEGTIPPSIGYCQKLQYLSLAQNNLKGTIPFEVFHLSSLTIYLDLSENSLSGYISKEVGNLKNIDILDMSKNHLSGDIPGTIAECIMLEYLFLQGNSLDGIIPFSLASLKGLRSLDLSQNRLSGSIPHVLQNISFLEYFNVSYNMLEGEVPTEGVFRNASEVVVTGNSKLCGGISELHLPPCPVKGKKLVKHHKFRLIPVLVSVIVFLLILSITLTFYWMRKRSKKSSLDSPTIDQLAKVSYQSLHNATDGFSTTNLIGSGNFSSVYKGTLELEDKVVAIKVLNLQRKGAPKSFFAECNALKNVKHRNLVPILTCCSSTDYKGQEFKALIFEYMKNGSLEQWLHPRTLVTDNPRTLKLDQRLNIMIDVASALHYLHHECEQSIIHCDLKPNNVLLDDNMIAHVSDFGIARLLSTINNKKSSTLGIKGTIGYAPPEYGMGSEVSMTGDVYSFGILMLEMLTGRRPTDEIFEDGQNLHNLVANSFPENLLQILDPLLVVKEAEISTEEEIQNLTPTTEECLVSLFHIGLACVAESPKERISMVDVTRELSKIKRAFISGKVNRK